One window from the genome of Cryptomeria japonica chromosome 6, Sugi_1.0, whole genome shotgun sequence encodes:
- the LOC131037329 gene encoding amine oxidase [copper-containing] zeta, peroxisomal yields MASAQKKTTVCCSPAASSPSSDISGKAKAKAQAQATPAPAQAASLSLRREAASGEVPLAAEWADVKGDIIGDPRQRNVASRMPDASKPAAGKGTGVQMMRAETKHPLDPLSAAEIAVAVTTVRAAGETPEVRDGMRFIEVVLKEPDKHIVALADAYFFPPFQPSLLPKTKGGPVIPRQLPPRQARIVVYNKRSNETSVWTVELSEVHAAARGGHHRGKVISSKVVEDVQPPMDAMEYADCESVVKDYGPFKEAMKKRGIEDMDLVMVDPWCVGYHGEEDAPSRRLARPLIFCRTESDCPMENGYARPVEGIHVLIDMQKMMVIEFEDRKLIPLPPPDPLRNYTAGETRGGVDRSDLKPLHIVQSEGPSFRVNGFHVEWQKWNFRVGFTPREGLVIHSVAYDDGSRGRRSVAQRLSFVEMVVPYGDPNEPHYRKNAFDAGEDGLGKNAHSLKKGCDCLGYIKYFDAHFTNFTGGVETIENCVCLHEEDHGILWKHQDWRTGLAEVRRSRRLTVSFICTVANYEYGFFWHFYQDGKIEAEVKLTGILSLGTLQQGETRKYGTMIAPRLYAPVHQHFFVARMDMAVDCKPGEAVNQVVEVNVEVEEPGANNIHNNAFYAKEELLRTELQAQRDCNPLTARSWIVRNTRTVNRTGQLTGYKLVPGSNCLPLAGSEAKFLRRAAFLQHNLWVTQYDKDEQFPGGEFPNQNPRVGEGLVTWVKQNRQLEEADIVLWYVFGVTHIPRLEDWPVMPVERLGFMLMPHGFFNCSPGVDVPPSVSESDLKENGGPKQNGIISKL; encoded by the exons ATGGCCTCAGCTCAGAAAAAAACGACGGTATGCTGCTCGCCAGCCGCATCATCCCCTTCCTCTGACATCTCAGGCAAGGCAAAGGCAAAGGCACAGGCACAGGCAACGCCAGCGCCAGCGCAGGCTGCCTCGCTGTCACTGCGGCGCGAGGCTGCTTCTGGTGAGGTGCCACTGGCAGCAGAATGGGCCGACGTCAAGGGAGATATCATCGGAGATCCACGACAGAGGAATGTCGCCTCTAGAATGCCCGATGCCTCCAAGCCTGCTGCAGGCAAAG GTACTGGAGTGCAAATGATGCGAGCTGAAACAAAACATCCTTTAGATCCATTGTCTGCAGCTGAAATTGCTGTGGCAGTTACAACAGTCAGGGCAGCTGGGGAAACTCCTGAG GTGCGGGATGGCATGCGATTTATTGAAGTGGTTCTTAAAGAGCCAGACAAGCACATTGTTGCATTAGCAGATGCCTACTTTTTTCCACCCTTTCAACCTTCACTACTTCCGAAAACCAAAGGTGGTCCAGTGATTCCTCGTCAACTTCCTCCTAGGCAAGCTAGGATTGTTGTTTATAATAAGCGCTCAAATGAGACCAGTGTTTGGACTGTTGAATTATCGGAGGTTCATGCAGCAGCTCGTGGTGGTCACCATAGAGGGAAAGTCATTTCATCAAAAGTTGTTGAAGATGTACAGCCACCTATG GATGCAATGGAGTATGCTGATTGTGAGTCTGTTGTCAAGGATTATGGCCCTTTCAAGGaagcaatgaagaagagaggtatTGAAGATATGGATCTGGTAATGGTGGATCCATG GTGTGTTGGATACCATGGTGAAGAAGATGCTCCAAGTCGAAGGCTAGCTAGGCCACTTATATTCTGCAGAACTGAAAGTGATTGCCCAATGGAGAATGGATATGCTCGACCAGTGGAGGGCATACATGTTTTGATTGATATGCAAAAAATGATGGTGATTGAGTTTGAAGATCGAAAATTAATTCCTTTGCCACCTCCAGATCCCCTCAGAAACTATACTGCAGGAGAAACTCGTGGAGGAGTGGATCGAAGTGATCTCAAGCCTTTACATATTGTGCAATCAGAAGGACCAAGTTTCCGTGTCAATGGCTTCCATGTAGAGTGGCAGAAG TGGAATTTTCGGGTAGGTTTTACCCCAAGGGAGGGACTGGTTATTCATTCTGTTGCATATGATGATGGTAGTAGAGGTCGTAGATCTGTTGCACAGAGACTGAGTTTTGTTGAGATGGTTGTTCCTTATGGGGATCCAAACGAGCCACATTATAGGAAAAATGCGTTTGATGCTGGAGAGGATGGTCTGGGTAAAAATGCTCATTCTTTAAAGAAG GGGTGTGATTGTCTGGGTTATATAAAATATTTTGATGCACACTTCACAAATTTCACTGGAGGAGTCGAAACTATTGAGAATTGTGTCTGCTTGCACGAGGAAGATCACGGGATTCTTTGGAAACATCAGGATTGGAGGACAGGCTTAGCAGAGGTTCGCAGATCTAGGCGTCTAACAGTGTCCTTTATATGCACTGTTGCAAACTATGAATATGGCTTCTTTTGGCACTTCTATCAG GATGGTAAAATAGAAGCAGAAGTTAAACTTACGGGGATTCTCAGTCTAGGGACACTACAGCAAGGTGAAACAAGAAAGTATGGAACAATGATTGCTCCTCGTTTATATGCACCTGTGCACCAACACTTTTTTGTTGCTCGTATGGACATGGCTGTAGACTGCAAACCTGGTGAAGCAGTGAATCAG GTTGTGGAGGTGAATGTTGAAGTTGAAGAACCTGGTGCCAATAATATTCACAACAATGCATTCTATGCTAAAGAAGAGTTATTACGAACAGAATTGCAAGCTCAGCGAGACTGTAATCCATTGACTGCACGCAGCTGGATT GTCAGGAACACTAGGACTGTAAACAGAACGGGACAGTTGACTGGCTATAAACTAGTACCAGGTTCAAATTGCTTGCCATTGGCAGGGTCTGAAGCTAAGTTTCTTAGGCGAGCGGCCTTTTTACAACATAACCTTTGGGTCACTCAGTATGATAAAGATGAACAATTCCCTGGAGGTGAATTTCCCAATCAAAATCCTCGTGTTGGGGAGGGATTAGTTACCTGGGTGAAGCAAAATCGACAACTTGAAGAGGCTGATATTGTTCTCTG GTATGTTTTTGGTGTTACTCATATCCCTCGTTTGGAGGACTGGCCAGTTATGCCTGTTGAACGGCTTGGATTTATGCTCATG CCTCATGGGTTTTTCAACTGTTCCCCAGGGGTGGATGTTCCTCCCAGCGTCAGTGAGAGTGACTTGAAGGAAAATGGTGGACCAAAGCAGAATGGAATAATCTCAAAGCTTTAA